From the Pseudomonadota bacterium genome, the window CTGTATATATAGGCTTTGTGCTCTTTTTCTGGATGGAGAGAACTGGGCAAGAATCCAGTCTATGGAGAGAAAATCAGATTTTGCAGTAAGTCCTGCTGTGCCCCGTTAACTGCTCCATTGCCAGATATCAGGGGAGAGCGTCATTCCTGCTCTCACAGGATTAAGAACAATATACCGGCAAAGTTCCAGAAGATGGCTCTCCTTCTTCACCAGGATGGATTTGAACAGGCCCTGAAAAATATGACCTCTCGTACCGTGGCGTCGGTTGACGGACTGAGTGTAAACACCGTTTAATTGCCGTATACCGGCGGAGAGATTAGGATCGGGGGTTTCAATAAGTATATGGTAGTGATTGGACATAAGACAATAGGCGTAGCACACCCAGTGATAATCCTCTAATACCCCTGCAAGGATTGCAAGAAAACGCTGCCTATCAGTATCATCCAGATAAATATCCTGCCCGGCATTGCCTCTTGAGGTAATATGATAGAAGGCGCCGGGGTATTCTATACGGAGCGGACGTGCCATAATAGAAATGTAGCATAAGATGGTGCAAAAAACAAGACCTGACCCCCAATATTCGTGACCCCCAATATTCGAGATTATGTTCTTTGCGGTTCCGCTTGTGGGATTAACCTCAATAGGCGTTTGGTGCAGAAGCTTTGCGCCGATATAGGAAACAAAGCTGGAACCGTTGGCAATGAGTCGAGATGGTCGGTCATGGAGAGTTCGAAAAAAAAGTAAGATTTTTCGTTCAGGGACAGAATTATCTATTGACACGGGGAGGCCTTATAGGCGTTATGCCTTCAAACCTATATGTCCATATACTTGTCTATATCAAGCGATCCGTGGAAAATGCCTAAAATGTCAATCACTTCCCTATCTCCGCGACGCAAATATGCAATGCGATAGTGGCCGTATAACAAAATCCGTATTTCTCCTTCATTTTCGGAACGGTAAATGTAACCGGTGTCGGGGAATTCTCGTAGTGTTTGTACTTTCTCATAAATAGCTTGTACGACCCTCATAGCGGCGTGGGGATTATCGTTGGCGATGTAGTCGTGAATGTCCCTCAGCCAAGTTTCGGCCTCAGATGTCCACCTTATCTCTGCCATGTTCTTATGCGATGTTGCATCTCTTTATCAGAGATAAAATGCTCTTTTCTCACGTCTTCAAGGCCCCTCTCAATCATACGTTCAAATGCAAGTTCTCGGATAATCTCGTCATACGATGCATCGTCAGGCTGAGATTCTATAATTTCCCTCATTTTCTGCTTAGCTATTGTCAACATATTATTCCTCCTACGTAAGATGTAGAACTATATAAATTATACAGAAATGCTCTGGAATTTGATACTATCTTCTTCACGTTACGGCATAACGCTTCGCATAACCGGCTGGCAATGGAGCGCAGCGGAATTGCCAGTCCGAGTTGATAAGGTTGTTAGGCAATACGATTAGGCTACTTCCAAAACTGCCACCATTTCTTTCTTGTCACGGAGCTGTCCAACGTGCCTCGTGAAGCCGATCCTTTTTCTCCTGGTGCGAGCGAATCACCGAACATCACAAAGACACCGCCAACGGCATTGTAGGTGTTTGGTACGATTCGATACTGCTTTGCAAGAACTGCCGCCTGATATTCTTCCGGAAACTTAGCCCCTCCATTGGCGATCCTAGCGCTAAGCATGGTCATAAAGTAAATGTCATTTGCTTCGTGGGGATTCTTCAGCCAGATTCCGCGAACCACTTCGTTCTGATCTCGAACTTCAGAAAAATCTGCCATATTGCCTCCTTATAATCTCGGGAATTCTTTCCCACAATTTGGGCATTCCCAAATAGAGGATCGTCCTTGCTTGGCTGCCGATAACAAACAACAGTCTAAACAAAAGGCCTTTTGGCAACTGGAGCAGTATTGTGCTTTTGAAAGCATGTAGTTTGACATTTGTTGATGTGAGCCTGAAACGGTACCGCCTGATCCGCCATGCAATGCTTTTCCACACATGGTACACTGAAAGCCCTTATTGGTTTTTATTTTTTGCGATCCTCCAAAAAGTCTAGCCCATATTCCCATTAGTTTTATCCTCCTTTTTGCATAACATTGAGTTGAGCCAGAGCCGGCTTTATCGGCGATTGGCTCCAACGCATGGTTGAGCAATCCATTTTGTTTTCAGCTTGTCCGGTGTCAATGGCTGACAGGTCTTCCCCTAATGGATGTCCCTCATGGGCCTTCCTCAAATCATACAATCTCATCGGTATTCCTCTATCCCCTTAAGGCTGACCCCGTTACTTGCCTTCTGGCTCTTCCTTAAGCTCTATATAACTGTTAGGCTCTTTTATGTTTGGAATCAACCATCCTCTTCCCGAAAAGCTCTGTCTATCCTTAACCTGAATAAAATCTCCTTTCTTAAGAGGAATCCACCCCTTTTCTCCATCAAGACCTACGAAACCCAAAACTATACCATCCTTAACAAATGCTGGGTCGAAATTTGCAACAATTCGTATATTCCTAACTCCTAACGATAGTAAGATAGCCGACTTACTCATTTCTTGTGGGGTCCGATTCTCGGGATTTCCGAGATTCGCTACACCCCCCTCGAAAGGATTTGCATTGGCTGGATTGATCGCAAGAAGAACAGCGATCAATCCAATTGAACAGACTGTTAACAATTTGTTTCTGGTTATCATTTTACCCACCCCCTCTTCGGTTCAGTTAAGCACGACTTCCTCTGACTCTCTTGCTTCCTCATTTCTCGGTTGCTCGCACTGAGCAAATAACGTTCTTGGCGTAAAAGAATCCCTCAAGGTTTGGATGATATTCTTTTTGCCATGTTGCACCCCCTGGGGGTATTCCTAAATAGTGCATATGGGGTCACAGACCATATCGATCCCACTTCTCTGCCCAACATAAAGGTCAGCGACGTGGCCTGCTTTATCGCCACGTTCGCTGCACAACCTCGTTGGGCTGGCTTTTGTATTCCTTTTGTCCTTTGTCAATGGCTGACCCCTCTGTTTTCCTCTTGGGCAGTGATCGTGACTTGCACTCGGCGTCTGTTCAAACTCACTTCAAGGCATTCAAGAAGTCTGCATCCTCCTGAGTGATCGCACTGCCAGATGCTCTGAGAAGTCCGGCGACCATTTTGCGCTGCCAGTCTGAAAGTCTCTCGTTGGGCTGTCGGTAAAGTACGATGCTTCCTGACGGAGTTCGTTCCGAAACGAGGTTTTGCTGCCTGTCCCACTCCGTCATTGAAAACTCAAATTCGCCGGCCGCAGTTTTCCCGGTGCTCTTGAGTTTCAACGACAAGACAAGAAGAACAACCGTCTGGTTGTTCTTGTATCGCCCCACCTTGGCGACCTCAAAGGGGACGGGTTTGTCTGAGGCTTGAACCAGTCCATTCTCCCCGAAGCCGAAAGCATCCTCTGGGAAAGGTTGCTGCATTTGCTGTATCCACTTCACCGATTTGTCGAGAGAAGCCTCGGTGACTTGGGTTGCTGTCCTGGAGGACGCGTCTGGTTGGGCCATTGCATTTCCGCCTGGCCGATTGCCACGCATCGACCCTCGACTTTGTTTAAGCAGTTGAACGATGTCAGTATAGCCTTTCTTTGATGCGACAGTTTCAGCCGTGCCGAAGTCCCCCGACGCCCTGACATCAGCACGTTTCTCAAGTAGAAGTTTCACGACGTCGATATGCCCGTTTTGGGAAGCGAGAATCAATGCCGTTCCACCATTGTTGAGCTTGGCATTTACGTTTGCTCCCTTGTTCAGCAGCAGTTCAGCAACTTTCGTATGACCTTTCTGTGAGGCCATCATCAACGGCGTAAACCTGCCCCTTGCCTCGATATTGACGTCCGCGCCCTTGTCCAGCAGAGCCTGGACTACATCGGTATGTCCGTTCATTGAGGAGAGCAATAAGGCGGAAGACCCATCCCTGGCCTTTGCATTAACGTCAGCACCGCTGCCAAGTAGCAGTTTTACGATCGCTGTGTGTCCATTCTGGGAGGCTCCCAGCAAAGGAGTCGCCTCATCGTCGGACTTTGCATCCACATCAACCCCTTTGGTTAACAATTGCTTGACTTTTGGGAGGTCGCCTCCATACGCCGCCCTTCGCAACTCTAGTCCATCACCCTGAGCCGTTGCCTGTTGAGCCATGCAGGTCAACAGCAATGCCAATGCCGCAACAATTACCGCCACGTAGGTCTTCATGATCATTTCCTCTCTTTCTACCAAGCCAGGTACGTTGATGAGTTACAGAAGCCGTCACCTCGATTGTCTGCAGAGACCCGCTTATCCTTTCTCTTCTCTCTGCCCAACGATAAAGCTCACCTGCCACTATGGAGCGTAGCGGAATAGCGGTCAGGTGGAGCGCCTTGTTGGGCTCCCTTCATTGTGGCAGCTTAAGAGCTAGTTCAGGTTGAATGAAGTGGACCCTCCATGCGCCTCCCTTCTTGCGAACATGGGCGATATAATTTCCCTTGTCCTTGTTCTCGAACTCGATAGTGAAGCTAACATGAACCAAGCCTTCTCCGACATCACCAAAGGAGGTGAATGCGACCTCATCTTCCCTCAAAATAGTAATCTTTCTTATTGTCCTGTTCCGAGTTATTTTGTCGATGTCCTTTTCATTTTGCATATCTAGTAGCGCACCAGGCAGGGAGAGCGTCTTGGCTTTCCCATAATCTCCAGCATTTGCTGCCGTGAGGAATGCTTCAAGAACCTGACTCGGTGAGTTTGGCTTTGATAGTGAAGAGGATAGTGATGGTTCTTTCTTTGTTCCGAGATTGCTTTTTGGCTTCCACACCTGCGCCAACTTCTTCGCTGTAGCGATTTCGGAACCACTCATGTTCCTGGCGACGACGTCGCGTGCTCGAGGCGCCATTTCGCTACCGTGCAAGACGGCCAGTTCGAGCCACATGAGAGCTTGAACAAGATCCTTTGGCACGCCCTTTCCTTGTGCGGTCACCACTCCAAGATTGTACATGCCGTCCGCGAACCCAGAGTCCGCAGCTCTCCGGAACCAGATGACCGCCTGAGCGTCATCCTTTGGCACACCTTCTCCGTTTGCGTACATTAGTCCGATGTTTGATTGGGCTTTCATGTCTCCCTGGTCAGCGGCTTTTTTCAACCATTTGACTGCCTCGGCATAATCTTTTGGCACGCCGTCGCCATCGGCGTATGCCACCCCTATATTGGTTTGAGCACGTGCGCACCCCTTCTCTGCTGACTTTCGGAACCAGTTCAACGCCTCGGCTTTGTTCCGCGGAAGGCCATGACCATCCAAGTACGCGACCCCAAGATTGTACTGGGCTTGAGACTGTCCCTGTTCTGCTGCTTTTCGGAACCAGGCCACCGCTTGGTTGTAGTCTCGCTGGACCCCAAGTCCATCAAAGTACAGTGTGCCAATATTGC encodes:
- a CDS encoding transposase; this translates as MSIDNSVPERKILLFFRTLHDRPSRLIANGSSFVSYIGAKLLHQTPIEVNPTSGTAKNIISNIGGHEYWGSGLVFCTILCYISIMARPLRIEYPGAFYHITSRGNAGQDIYLDDTDRQRFLAILAGVLEDYHWVCYAYCLMSNHYHILIETPDPNLSAGIRQLNGVYTQSVNRRHGTRGHIFQGLFKSILVKKESHLLELCRYIVLNPVRAGMTLSPDIWQWSS
- a CDS encoding type II toxin-antitoxin system RelE/ParE family toxin — protein: MAEIRWTSEAETWLRDIHDYIANDNPHAAMRVVQAIYEKVQTLREFPDTGYIYRSENEGEIRILLYGHYRIAYLRRGDREVIDILGIFHGSLDIDKYMDI
- a CDS encoding ankyrin repeat domain-containing protein codes for the protein MIMKTYVAVIVAALALLLTCMAQQATAQGDGLELRRAAYGGDLPKVKQLLTKGVDVDAKSDDEATPLLGASQNGHTAIVKLLLGSGADVNAKARDGSSALLLSSMNGHTDVVQALLDKGADVNIEARGRFTPLMMASQKGHTKVAELLLNKGANVNAKLNNGGTALILASQNGHIDVVKLLLEKRADVRASGDFGTAETVASKKGYTDIVQLLKQSRGSMRGNRPGGNAMAQPDASSRTATQVTEASLDKSVKWIQQMQQPFPEDAFGFGENGLVQASDKPVPFEVAKVGRYKNNQTVVLLVLSLKLKSTGKTAAGEFEFSMTEWDRQQNLVSERTPSGSIVLYRQPNERLSDWQRKMVAGLLRASGSAITQEDADFLNALK